The sequence GTTCCCGCGTTCCTCCTCCGGTCCGCGCGGACGGATTCGCGAAACGGCGGAGAcccaaatcacagttgggatcAGTGGGGATCTTCGGCGAAAAATACAAAAATCCTGGCGGCGAAACACGTTCGGCTGGCAACCATGAATGCTTTCAATCCAATCCAAGTCACTTTTGCTGAGAAGCGCGCGCAATACGAAGGCGACGCTATTCTAAACGGAACTATACGGAACTGTACGCGGCCGTCGGTCTCCCCAGCAACTTCCTTTCAGGGCGACTGAAGATGGACGAACTTATGGAGAGTGTCGCAGGGACGGCGTCGTACGGCTCCCGATTCAGCGATGAGgctacatatttttttttgtcgttggtGGAGCAGTTTCCTGCTCTGTGGGACCCGAGCCGCGACGACTACTCCAACAGCATCCTTCGTTCTACGCTGTGGCAGCAGATTTCAGAAGAGATGCAAGAGCGGTACCCTGATTGTGGGCCGTACACTCCCGGTATGTTTTGTTTAATATCTATAAGCATGTGCCCATGAGCGTTTGTCGCGCAGTCGCCTTGTATAATTGCGCTTGCATTCAGCGTTTATGTTTTAAGTAATGTGCAATTTCACCTGCATAATTTGTATTATAAAGGAAGCACATAGATTAAGCACGTTCGCACTTCACAGTGTATTCAAAAATTGTTTACAGCATAATTACTTTATTGCAGATGCGCTGCGGTCTTTTTTCAACAATAAGAGGCGCACCTACCGCAATGAGCGCAAGAAGATATGCAAAACAAAAAGCGGGCAACCTGCCGACGACATCTATACTGGAAGGTGGAAATTTTTCAGCGCGTTAACGTTTCTGGAAACGACGCAGAGACCGTCTGTACGACGTACGACATCCGAGGCTTTCGGTGAGACCGATGCGGTAAGTACGTGTCACAATAACGCGCCTTGCGATTTTAAGTTGATTAAATGTAGTCAGAAAACAAGTAATCGAAGTCTGTACTTGTTCTCCCGGAAATATTTCCTGCCAAAGTCAGAAAATGCGGTGAAGGAAAACCCATCAGCTTCCCATGCACAAATTTCTacaagtgaatttttttttcagccttccGATGCAGCAACTATTGCATGTTGATTAGCTATGACAGGTAACTCGCTCGTTCATACTAACAGAAGCTATCTGGTGGTCATTTCCACAGGATGGTGACGATACCATATGCAGCACTGCACATGCTATCGATCCCTCACCAGCTGCTGAGAGAGATTCGGCTACCCCGCCAGCTGTTGTGCAGCGCTCCGCACCACGGGCAGGTAGCCGTTCTGAAAAAGACAAACGCGCAGAACTGCTATCGAAACGGACTATGGCCATGGAGAAAATTGCGAATGCTATGGAGGAAACGGACGACGCAAGCGCGCACTTCGCGAAGGCGATAGCAGCGCTTACGCGCACTTTGAGCGTACCTGACATGATTAGGTGTCAGAAGGACATCCTAAGCGTAATAGAACAATATGTTGGGAACTGATCTTTTTAACTGGTTTTTTAACCCTCGCAAAAGAGTGCCTGATTTTTTAATTAAACAATTATTCAAGAAAGCGAAATGTGATCAATGTGTAACCCATGTCTGCGTGTATTATATAATCTTTTTCCCCTTTCGTTTTTACTTTTGTTTGCTGATTTTGTTATTTTCTGTTCTTTATTTTCCAGTGTTACTTTATTTTTCAGTATTACTTTATTGTTTGCTATATGTGAAAAgaaaagggggcggggggaggcgGCACTTTTACAAGTTTACACAAAGCTGCAGCTGGTCGCTTGTTTCTCTTCCCCTTCTGtgtacggcccggcgccgcgggcGAACCGCGCCGAGCGATCTGACCTTCGACTCCGAATGTGATGTGTCGAAGCGGCAATTCTTCTCTTTTCCCTTTTTCCTTCGTTGCTTGCTTAGGCTGCCCTTCTTATCTACCCCACAAAGACAGGACAAGGATAACCCTCCCGCCTCCGGCGTCTCTCCGTc comes from Rhipicephalus sanguineus isolate Rsan-2018 chromosome 7, BIME_Rsan_1.4, whole genome shotgun sequence and encodes:
- the LOC119398739 gene encoding LOW QUALITY PROTEIN: uncharacterized protein LOC119398739 (The sequence of the model RefSeq protein was modified relative to this genomic sequence to represent the inferred CDS: deleted 1 base in 1 codon; substituted 2 bases at 2 genomic stop codons), which codes for MDELMESVAGTASYGSRFSDEATYFFLSLVEQFPALWDPSRDDYSNSILRSTLWQQISEEMQERYPDCGPYTPDALRSFFNNKRRTYRNERKKICKTKSGQPADDIYTGRWKFFSALTFLETTQRPSVRRTTSEAFGETDAVSTCHNNAPCDFKLIKCSQKTSNRSLYLFSRKYFLPKSENAVKENPSASHAQISTSEFFFQPSDAATIACXLLXQVTRSFILTEAIWWSFPQDGDDTICSTAHAIDPSPAAERDSATPPAVVQRSAPRAGSRSEKDKRAELLSKRTMAMEKIANAMEETDDASAHFAKAIAALTRTLSVPDMIRCQKDILSVIEQYVGN